From Arcobacter sp. CECT 8986, a single genomic window includes:
- a CDS encoding ATP-dependent zinc protease family protein, whose amino-acid sequence MKKFLFNVICYSSLIFFIQGCTSTTNNEIKTPQKDTITTVEKKEIKSQKSQNNLKKEEKKQIEIKEKKEEIEKNSKKSKEENKPKEKVKIVIKKVEVPVKSSKLIIGQKELVYIPSEKITLKGRIDTGATTTSINALNIKEIERDGKKWVKFDLKDEKGKLITKALPISRIVKIKRHGAAVQERYVVKMRLTIGELTQLIDVSLTDRSKFTFPVLIGRNFLNGLILVDVSKEYTINPKKNQK is encoded by the coding sequence ATGAAGAAATTTTTATTTAATGTCATATGTTATAGTAGTTTAATTTTTTTTATTCAAGGTTGTACATCTACAACAAATAATGAAATAAAAACTCCACAAAAAGACACTATTACTACAGTAGAAAAAAAAGAAATTAAATCACAAAAATCGCAAAATAATTTAAAAAAAGAAGAGAAAAAGCAAATAGAGATAAAAGAAAAAAAAGAAGAAATTGAAAAGAACTCTAAAAAATCAAAAGAAGAAAATAAACCAAAAGAAAAAGTTAAAATAGTCATCAAAAAAGTTGAAGTACCTGTAAAAAGTTCAAAACTTATTATTGGACAAAAAGAGTTAGTATATATACCTTCTGAAAAAATTACACTAAAAGGTAGAATAGATACAGGTGCAACTACTACTTCAATTAATGCACTAAATATCAAAGAAATAGAAAGAGATGGGAAAAAATGGGTTAAGTTTGACCTAAAAGATGAAAAAGGAAAACTTATTACTAAAGCTTTACCTATTTCAAGAATTGTAAAAATAAAAAGACACGGTGCAGCAGTTCAAGAAAGATATGTTGTAAAAATGAGATTAACAATTGGTGAGTTAACACAACTTATTGATGTTTCTCTTACAGATAGAAGTAAATTTACATTTCCAGTGTTAATTGGTAGAAACTTTTTAAATGGTCTTATTTTAGTTGATGTTTCAAAAGAGTATACAATTAATCCTAAAAAGAACCAAAAATGA
- a CDS encoding inactive transglutaminase family protein → MKSKNQILIFSTVLILITLVLMFYKVKYLNFPLFADDTTNIWNIEAKITFEPKENESAIISLALPSKQSRLLILNEESTSADYGYSTNKLHGVKKAIWSKREVTDKKEQVLYYSIDIIKDNYYKTKIPKIKQQNENVEVSKPIVQAANSLLNNIYPKSADSITFTSLLIKEFNKKEPSQAANMIQNNFMKTQKEKRDTLIKLIRRMHYKARTVGTLYLKDKQRNVNLTPMLEVYKDGKWYLYDIDKGLVGNSSNIFIWQRGSQFLLDAEGVNNSSVKFSVTKNIVPARSAALMKDTKNQSALLDFSLFTLPNASQNTFKLLLLVPLGALVVVFMRVIVGLKTSGTFMPILLSMAFIETHLVPGILMFILVVTMGLFVRSYLSHLNLLLVARISSVLIVVVAIMAFMAILSQKLGLSYATSITFFPIIILSWTIERMSILWEEEGAKEVFVQGSGSLTVSVLAYFAMTNSFLSFITFNFPEVLLAVLGIIILLGRYSGYRLSELYRFKSMVD, encoded by the coding sequence ATGAAATCAAAAAATCAAATTTTAATATTTTCAACAGTATTAATACTAATTACTTTAGTATTAATGTTTTACAAAGTCAAGTACTTAAACTTCCCATTATTTGCAGATGATACTACAAATATTTGGAATATTGAAGCAAAGATTACTTTTGAACCAAAAGAGAATGAAAGTGCTATTATATCTTTAGCTTTACCTTCTAAACAAAGTAGACTTCTAATTTTAAATGAAGAGTCAACTTCTGCTGATTATGGATATAGTACAAATAAACTTCATGGTGTTAAAAAAGCTATTTGGTCAAAAAGAGAAGTAACAGATAAAAAAGAACAAGTTTTATATTACTCTATTGATATTATAAAAGATAATTACTACAAAACAAAAATTCCAAAAATCAAACAACAAAATGAAAATGTAGAGGTTTCAAAACCTATTGTTCAAGCTGCAAACTCGCTATTAAATAATATCTATCCAAAAAGTGCAGATAGTATTACATTTACTTCTTTATTAATAAAAGAGTTTAATAAAAAAGAGCCTTCACAAGCTGCTAATATGATTCAAAATAACTTTATGAAAACTCAAAAAGAAAAAAGAGATACACTTATAAAACTTATTAGAAGAATGCATTATAAAGCAAGAACTGTTGGTACACTATATTTAAAAGATAAACAAAGAAATGTAAACTTAACACCAATGTTAGAAGTTTATAAAGATGGAAAATGGTACTTATATGATATTGATAAAGGATTGGTAGGAAATAGTTCAAATATTTTTATTTGGCAAAGAGGTTCTCAATTCTTATTAGATGCAGAAGGAGTTAATAACTCTAGTGTTAAATTCTCAGTGACAAAAAATATTGTTCCTGCAAGAAGTGCTGCATTGATGAAAGATACAAAAAATCAAAGTGCCCTACTTGACTTTTCATTATTTACTTTACCAAATGCTTCACAAAACACTTTTAAACTTCTATTATTAGTTCCATTAGGTGCTTTAGTTGTAGTATTTATGAGAGTAATTGTAGGATTAAAAACATCTGGAACATTTATGCCTATTCTTTTATCTATGGCATTTATTGAAACACATTTAGTTCCTGGTATTTTAATGTTTATTCTTGTTGTTACAATGGGTCTTTTTGTTAGGTCTTATCTATCCCATTTAAATCTGCTTTTAGTAGCAAGAATATCTTCTGTATTAATTGTAGTAGTTGCTATTATGGCTTTTATGGCTATATTATCTCAAAAACTAGGATTATCTTATGCTACAAGTATTACATTTTTCCCTATAATTATTCTATCTTGGACAATAGAAAGAATGTCTATTTTATGGGAAGAAGAAGGAGCTAAAGAAGTTTTTGTTCAAGGAAGTGGTTCTTTAACTGTTTCTGTTCTTGCTTATTTTGCAATGACTAATAGTTTCCTTAGTTTTATTACATTTAACTTCCCTGAAGTATTACTTGCAGTTCTTGGAATTATAATTTTACTTGGAAGATATAGTGGATATAGATTAAGTGAATTATATAGATTCAAATCAATGGTAGATTAA
- a CDS encoding alpha-L-glutamate ligase-like protein has protein sequence MFANPFKLKKRGILGMNNRNINFIGKYNNRKNFPLVDDKLKTKQIAQKYNIAVPELLGFIEYQVQINNFKDYIKNENGFVIKPAQGSGGKGILVIVKTVGNKFIKPNGVELGYSDIKRHISNILSGLYSLGGKNDIAVFEKLVDFDDAFDGFSYEGVPDVRVIVYRGYPALAMMRLSTSNSDGKANLHQGAVGVGIDISTGKALNAVQFGDPIKVHPDTKKDLKQLKVPYWKDILYLAAKCYEMTDMGYLGADIVIDKQLGPLVLELNARPGLAIQIANNLGALHRFNQIDEVAGKHLTVEEKVEYSFSNF, from the coding sequence ATGTTTGCAAATCCTTTTAAACTAAAAAAACGTGGTATTTTAGGAATGAATAACAGAAATATCAACTTTATAGGAAAATATAATAATAGAAAAAATTTTCCTTTAGTTGATGACAAATTAAAAACAAAACAAATAGCACAAAAATATAATATTGCAGTACCTGAACTTTTAGGTTTTATTGAATATCAAGTACAAATCAATAATTTTAAAGACTATATAAAAAATGAAAATGGTTTTGTAATAAAACCAGCACAAGGAAGTGGTGGTAAAGGTATTCTTGTAATAGTTAAAACTGTTGGGAATAAATTTATTAAGCCAAATGGCGTTGAACTTGGATATTCTGATATAAAAAGACATATATCAAATATATTAAGTGGTCTTTACTCTCTTGGTGGTAAAAACGACATTGCTGTTTTTGAAAAACTTGTTGATTTTGATGATGCTTTTGATGGCTTTAGTTATGAAGGTGTTCCTGATGTTAGAGTCATTGTATATAGAGGATATCCTGCACTTGCTATGATGAGGTTATCTACATCTAATAGTGATGGAAAAGCAAACTTACATCAAGGTGCGGTTGGAGTTGGAATAGATATATCAACAGGTAAAGCTTTGAATGCTGTACAATTTGGTGACCCAATAAAAGTACATCCTGATACAAAAAAAGATTTAAAGCAGCTAAAAGTGCCTTATTGGAAAGATATTTTATATCTTGCTGCAAAATGTTATGAAATGACAGATATGGGATATTTAGGTGCAGATATTGTAATAGATAAACAACTTGGACCTTTAGTATTAGAACTAAATGCAAGACCAGGACTTGCTATACAAATAGCAAATAATTTAGGTGCATTACATAGATTTAATCAAATAGATGAAGTTGCAGGTAAGCATCTTACAGTAGAAGAAAAAGTAGAATACTCTTTTTCAAATTTTTAA
- a CDS encoding proline dehydrogenase family protein, with protein sequence MENQQELINSAISLAEKWQNRATELVSDYDKKFYVKMNKMLEHPEDKALLIELMDQCFRTNLNDRVADQIIFLLEKHGMAHFFTTKDKTLLWLFKNFGKYLPDLSVPLFVKEIREDTKTVVLKGEDEPFNSHLKMRKEEKTRVNVNLIGEVVLGEEEANERMDKYLKALENPNIDYISIKISTIFSQINSLDFEGTVKTLVEKLSLIYAQAKKYPYIAPDGTRTNKFINLDMEEYRDLAITVEVFKRTLELPEFKDFYAGIVLQAYIPDSHLWQQDLAKWAKNRVENGGSPIKFRLVKGANMEMEETEASQKHWEMVTYTDKLDTDSNYKRMAEFALRKENAQYMHIGTASHNLFEQAYATTLAQHYGTSEYHTLEMLEGMSEAARLAIKEISKSVILYAPTAAKEQFTNAIAYLVRRLDENTGENNFIRYSFGLKVGTSDWNKQKDLFMKSFSHIDTSYVGSFRKQNRLEEKWDDFSNSSYDTNSFHSEADTDFVLPQNKQWAKTILEKWKFSKDTEHKIKPVVIGGEDLVDKREVYTAIDKSQLKDGVIAGKIAMATAKDLKKAVKVAKDDVDGWRSKTYEQRHEILKQAAIKVRQRRDDLIGVAAAEVGKVFGETDVEVSEAIDFIEFYTYASRYFEKYENLDFKGKGVGVVVPPWNFPVAIPLGGVAATLAAGNTVIIKPATVAALTAYEMCKCFWDAGVSKNTLQFAPCPGSLAGEHLIGNKDVDFVILTGGEDTAASMLKTRPDLFLTAETGGKDATIITNMADKEQAIKNVCHSAFANSGQKCSATSLLVLEEEVYNDKNFRKALVDAARSMDVGSVWDFKNRIGTLANKVSGNLKHAIENLDDNEEWALAPSYADENEYMLKPSIKWGVKEGSFIHKNELFGPVLAVMKARNLKHAVDIVNSTGYGLTSGIETLDEREVNYWRENLKAGNLYINRGTTGAIVLRQPFGGMGKSAVGAGRKVGIHNYITQFVDFTEKSYPTIEKRYNNDLTRFINNCVEKNKDDEEFKKLDVALQSYLYNFETEFSKEKDYFEVRGEDNHFRYLPLHRIVIRVSDDDTIFEVVSRILAARVAKVNFTVSILNNEKVETFLKDSKPLFTSKDRIVKHTDEQLAEVIDNYERVIYSDIAKVPETIFEATSKHLSTFVVRMKPMMEGRIELLNYFKEQSISHSYHRYGNIGAREINKK encoded by the coding sequence ATGGAAAATCAACAAGAACTAATAAATTCAGCTATTTCTCTTGCAGAAAAATGGCAAAATAGAGCAACAGAACTTGTTAGTGATTATGATAAAAAGTTTTATGTAAAAATGAATAAAATGTTAGAGCATCCAGAAGATAAAGCTCTATTAATAGAGCTAATGGACCAATGCTTTAGAACAAATTTAAATGATAGGGTTGCAGACCAAATTATTTTCTTATTAGAAAAACATGGAATGGCACATTTCTTTACAACTAAAGACAAAACTCTATTATGGTTATTTAAAAACTTTGGTAAATATTTACCTGATTTATCTGTTCCTTTATTTGTAAAAGAGATTAGAGAAGATACAAAAACAGTAGTATTAAAAGGTGAAGATGAGCCTTTTAATAGTCACTTAAAGATGAGAAAAGAAGAAAAAACAAGAGTTAATGTAAATCTTATTGGTGAAGTTGTTTTAGGTGAAGAAGAAGCTAATGAGAGAATGGATAAATATTTAAAAGCATTAGAAAATCCAAATATTGATTATATATCAATTAAAATATCAACTATTTTTTCTCAAATTAACTCTTTAGATTTTGAAGGTACTGTTAAAACACTAGTTGAAAAATTATCTTTAATATATGCACAAGCAAAAAAATATCCATATATTGCTCCTGATGGCACAAGAACAAACAAATTTATTAATTTAGATATGGAAGAGTATAGAGATTTAGCAATAACTGTTGAAGTATTTAAAAGAACTTTAGAGCTTCCAGAATTTAAAGATTTTTATGCTGGTATTGTATTGCAAGCTTATATTCCTGATTCTCATTTATGGCAACAAGATTTAGCAAAATGGGCAAAAAATAGAGTTGAAAATGGCGGAAGTCCAATCAAATTCAGATTAGTAAAAGGTGCTAATATGGAGATGGAAGAGACAGAAGCTAGTCAAAAACATTGGGAAATGGTAACTTATACAGATAAATTAGATACAGATTCAAACTATAAAAGAATGGCAGAATTTGCATTAAGAAAAGAAAATGCACAATATATGCATATAGGAACAGCTTCTCATAACTTATTTGAACAAGCATATGCTACAACTTTAGCTCAACATTATGGTACAAGTGAATATCATACATTAGAGATGCTAGAAGGTATGAGTGAAGCTGCAAGACTTGCTATAAAAGAGATATCTAAAAGTGTAATATTATATGCACCAACGGCTGCAAAAGAGCAATTTACAAATGCTATTGCTTATTTAGTAAGAAGATTAGATGAGAATACTGGTGAAAATAACTTTATTAGATACTCATTTGGATTAAAAGTTGGTACAAGTGATTGGAATAAACAAAAAGATTTATTTATGAAATCATTTTCTCATATTGATACTTCTTATGTTGGAAGCTTTAGAAAACAAAATAGACTTGAAGAAAAATGGGATGACTTTAGTAACTCTTCATATGATACAAACTCATTTCATTCTGAAGCTGATACTGATTTTGTTTTACCTCAAAATAAACAATGGGCAAAAACAATTTTAGAAAAATGGAAATTCTCAAAAGATACAGAACACAAAATTAAACCAGTTGTAATTGGTGGTGAAGATTTAGTTGATAAAAGAGAAGTTTATACAGCAATTGATAAATCTCAATTAAAAGATGGAGTAATAGCTGGTAAAATTGCCATGGCAACAGCAAAAGATTTGAAAAAAGCAGTAAAAGTTGCAAAAGATGATGTTGATGGTTGGAGAAGTAAAACTTATGAACAAAGACATGAAATATTAAAACAAGCTGCAATCAAAGTTAGACAAAGAAGAGATGACTTAATTGGAGTTGCTGCTGCTGAAGTTGGTAAAGTTTTTGGAGAAACTGATGTTGAAGTTAGTGAAGCAATTGACTTTATTGAGTTTTATACTTATGCTTCAAGATATTTTGAAAAATATGAAAATCTTGATTTTAAAGGAAAAGGTGTTGGTGTTGTAGTTCCACCTTGGAATTTCCCTGTTGCTATTCCTTTAGGAGGAGTTGCTGCTACTCTTGCTGCTGGTAATACTGTGATTATAAAACCAGCAACTGTTGCAGCTTTAACAGCATATGAAATGTGCAAATGCTTTTGGGATGCTGGTGTATCTAAAAATACATTACAATTTGCTCCTTGTCCTGGTTCTTTAGCTGGAGAGCATCTAATTGGAAATAAAGATGTGGATTTTGTAATTTTAACAGGTGGTGAAGATACAGCTGCAAGCATGTTAAAAACAAGACCAGATTTATTCTTAACTGCTGAAACAGGTGGTAAAGATGCGACAATTATTACAAATATGGCAGATAAAGAACAAGCAATTAAAAATGTTTGTCATAGTGCATTTGCAAACTCTGGACAAAAATGTAGTGCAACTTCTTTATTAGTTTTAGAAGAAGAAGTTTACAATGATAAAAACTTTAGAAAAGCATTAGTTGATGCAGCTAGATCTATGGATGTTGGTTCTGTTTGGGATTTTAAAAATAGAATCGGTACTTTAGCAAATAAAGTATCTGGAAATTTAAAACATGCAATAGAAAATCTTGATGATAATGAAGAGTGGGCACTTGCACCTTCTTATGCTGATGAAAATGAATATATGTTAAAACCATCAATTAAGTGGGGAGTGAAAGAGGGTAGTTTTATTCATAAAAATGAACTATTTGGACCAGTACTTGCTGTAATGAAAGCAAGAAACTTAAAACATGCAGTTGATATAGTAAACTCTACTGGTTACGGATTAACTTCAGGAATAGAAACTTTAGATGAAAGAGAAGTTAATTACTGGAGAGAAAATTTGAAAGCTGGTAATTTATATATAAATAGAGGAACTACTGGTGCTATTGTTTTAAGACAACCATTTGGTGGTATGGGTAAATCTGCTGTTGGAGCAGGAAGAAAAGTAGGTATTCATAACTATATTACTCAATTTGTTGATTTTACTGAGAAATCTTATCCAACTATTGAAAAAAGATATAACAATGACTTAACAAGATTTATTAATAATTGTGTTGAAAAAAATAAAGATGATGAAGAGTTTAAAAAACTTGATGTTGCATTACAGTCTTATTTATACAATTTTGAAACAGAGTTTTCTAAAGAAAAAGACTATTTTGAAGTAAGAGGTGAAGATAATCACTTTAGATATTTACCTTTACATAGAATTGTAATAAGAGTTAGTGATGATGATACAATTTTTGAAGTTGTTAGTAGAATTTTAGCTGCAAGAGTAGCAAAAGTTAACTTTACTGTGTCTATTTTAAATAATGAAAAAGTAGAGACTTTCTTAAAAGATTCAAAACCATTATTTACTTCAAAAGATAGAATCGTAAAACATACAGATGAACAATTAGCTGAAGTAATTGATAATTATGAAAGAGTTATCTATTCTGATATTGCAAAAGTTCCAGAAACAATTTTTGAAGCTACTTCTAAACATTTAAGTACATTTGTAGTAAGAATGAAACCAATGATGGAAGGAAGAATAGAGTTATTAAACTATTTTAAAGAGCAAAGTATTTCTCATTCATACCATAGATATGGAAATATAGGAGCTAGAGAGATAAATAAAAAGTAA
- a CDS encoding ABC transporter ATP-binding protein: MQNDEILLDVRDLHVSYGAIAAIKGISLKVKKGEVVTILGANGAGKTTTLKTISGLLKSKQGNIIFDKNDITNTPAHEIVSLGMSHSPEGRRVFGTLTVEENLMMGAYTLKAHDKETLEWIYDILPRLKERKKQLAGTLSGGEQQMLAIGRAIMSKPKLLILDEPSLGLAPILVKAIFKAIKEIAQSGMTVLIVEQNAKAALKLANRGYVLEVGKITHEGTSKELLNSEAIQEAYLGKKH, translated from the coding sequence ATGCAAAATGATGAAATATTATTAGATGTAAGAGATTTACATGTAAGTTACGGAGCAATTGCTGCAATTAAAGGAATCTCACTTAAAGTAAAAAAAGGTGAAGTTGTAACAATTTTAGGGGCAAATGGTGCTGGTAAAACAACAACATTAAAGACAATTTCTGGTTTATTAAAATCAAAGCAAGGTAATATAATTTTTGATAAAAATGATATTACAAACACTCCTGCACATGAAATAGTAAGTTTAGGTATGTCTCATTCTCCAGAAGGAAGAAGAGTTTTTGGAACTTTAACAGTTGAAGAAAACTTGATGATGGGTGCATATACACTAAAAGCTCATGATAAGGAGACTTTAGAATGGATTTATGATATTTTACCAAGATTAAAAGAGAGAAAAAAACAGCTTGCTGGTACACTAAGTGGTGGTGAGCAACAGATGTTAGCTATTGGTAGAGCTATTATGAGTAAACCAAAATTACTTATCTTAGATGAACCAAGTTTAGGGTTAGCTCCAATTTTGGTAAAAGCTATTTTTAAAGCAATTAAAGAAATTGCACAAAGTGGGATGACAGTTTTAATTGTTGAACAAAATGCAAAAGCAGCATTAAAACTTGCTAATAGAGGATATGTACTTGAAGTAGGGAAAATAACACATGAAGGAACATCAAAAGAGTTGTTAAATTCTGAAGCAATTCAAGAAGCATATTTAGGAAAAAAACATTAA
- a CDS encoding ABC transporter ATP-binding protein yields MEYVLEIENVSKFFFGLVAIDDLTIKVKPGQIYGIIGPNGAGKTTLFNCVTGIYRPEKGSIKYKGEDITGMSPHKIAQKGVLRTFQNIRLFKDMSVAENIMAGCHTKSKQKWYHSIIHTPAFRKDEEKNWKKVEELMEFFNLTKYAMTPTTDLSYGNQRKVEMARALAAEPELLILDEPAAGLNENETIELTNIILKIKEMGLGIMMIEHDMEMVMKLTDYITVINFGKEISQGVPSFVQDDPRVIEAYIGSDDDEDED; encoded by the coding sequence ATGGAATATGTATTAGAAATAGAAAATGTTTCAAAATTTTTCTTTGGATTAGTTGCGATTGATGATTTGACAATCAAAGTAAAACCTGGTCAAATTTATGGAATCATTGGTCCAAATGGTGCTGGTAAAACTACACTATTTAACTGTGTTACTGGAATTTATAGACCAGAAAAAGGAAGTATAAAATATAAAGGTGAAGATATTACTGGAATGTCACCACATAAAATTGCACAAAAAGGTGTATTAAGAACATTTCAAAATATTAGATTATTTAAAGATATGAGTGTTGCAGAAAATATTATGGCAGGATGTCATACAAAATCAAAACAAAAATGGTATCACTCAATTATTCATACACCTGCATTTAGAAAAGATGAAGAGAAAAACTGGAAAAAAGTTGAAGAACTTATGGAGTTTTTTAATCTTACTAAATATGCAATGACACCAACAACTGATTTATCATATGGTAATCAAAGAAAAGTTGAAATGGCAAGAGCTTTAGCAGCAGAACCAGAACTTCTTATTTTAGATGAACCTGCAGCTGGACTTAATGAAAATGAAACAATAGAGCTTACTAATATCATCTTAAAGATTAAAGAGATGGGACTTGGTATTATGATGATTGAACATGATATGGAAATGGTAATGAAATTAACAGATTACATTACAGTAATCAACTTTGGTAAAGAGATTTCTCAAGGTGTTCCTAGTTTTGTTCAAGATGACCCTAGAGTTATTGAGGCTTATATTGGAAGTGATGATGACGAGGATGAAGATTAA
- a CDS encoding branched-chain amino acid ABC transporter permease, producing the protein MTKTTIIAAIFIVFMGFFPFFVDSAWLSIGITFLVFSVVAFSQDIILGRAGIFNMGHAIFFGIGAYTTAILNIHFGFEIIETIPFAIILPVIISLLLAGPIIHLRGDYLLVATIGFNIIFEQVLKNNVFDLTGGPNGIFGIDVVRIFGYELWSDTAIYYIAFSLLIITLLIIRNLDNSRYGRALYYIHKDEIAAKSMGINVSYYKLFAFALGAGIAGAAGVVFTIQYSAVSPESFNFMQSVMFFAIVLVGGSASLPGVVIGTFVMFVLPELFTEFKESRYLIFGAAMVLTMILRPNGVWPATFGNIPTYLKKKAAALKGEK; encoded by the coding sequence ATGACTAAAACAACAATAATAGCAGCGATATTTATAGTATTTATGGGATTTTTCCCATTTTTCGTTGATTCTGCATGGTTAAGTATAGGAATTACATTTTTAGTATTCTCTGTTGTAGCTTTTTCACAAGATATTATTTTAGGACGTGCAGGTATTTTTAATATGGGTCACGCAATATTTTTTGGTATTGGTGCTTATACTACTGCAATATTAAATATTCATTTTGGATTTGAGATAATTGAAACAATTCCATTTGCAATAATTTTACCTGTAATAATTTCACTTTTATTAGCAGGGCCAATTATTCATTTAAGAGGTGACTATTTATTAGTTGCAACTATTGGTTTTAATATTATTTTTGAACAAGTATTAAAAAATAATGTATTTGATTTGACTGGTGGTCCAAATGGTATTTTTGGTATAGATGTAGTTAGAATTTTTGGATATGAATTATGGTCAGATACTGCAATATATTATATTGCATTTTCATTATTGATTATTACTTTACTAATTATTAGAAACTTAGATAATTCAAGATATGGAAGAGCTTTATATTATATTCATAAAGATGAGATTGCAGCAAAATCAATGGGGATAAATGTATCTTATTACAAACTATTTGCATTTGCTTTAGGTGCAGGAATTGCTGGAGCTGCTGGGGTTGTATTTACTATTCAGTATTCAGCTGTAAGTCCAGAATCTTTTAACTTTATGCAATCAGTTATGTTCTTTGCAATTGTACTTGTAGGTGGTTCAGCTTCACTTCCTGGTGTTGTTATTGGAACATTTGTAATGTTTGTATTACCTGAGTTATTTACAGAATTTAAAGAATCAAGATATCTAATCTTTGGTGCAGCAATGGTTCTTACAATGATATTAAGACCAAATGGTGTATGGCCAGCTACTTTTGGAAATATACCTACATACTTAAAGAAAAAAGCAGCAGCATTAAAAGGAGAAAAATAA
- a CDS encoding branched-chain amino acid ABC transporter permease, with amino-acid sequence MDIFLQQLINGLTIGSLYALVALGYTMVYGVMKLINFAHGDLVAFSAYVGLTIFSQFFGASATSIFSVIVIFLFTALIVAFVGVILERLAYRPLRTAPRLSAVVSALGASLVIQNSIMLIWGPNMKIFPSDLIPNTTWQLGGVILTFTQVIILALSAVLMVALYFFINKTKIGTAIRATAIDQDAAKLMGINVNRIIMIIFIVGSALGAVGGLFIGIYYRGLTFDMGWLYGLNAFIAAIIGGIGSIPGAMIGGLLLGLFNAMISGYISTEWADTFTFILLIIILIVRPTGILGEKIAEKV; translated from the coding sequence ATGGATATTTTTCTTCAACAGTTAATTAATGGTTTAACTATTGGAAGTCTTTATGCATTAGTAGCACTAGGGTACACTATGGTTTACGGTGTGATGAAGTTAATTAACTTCGCACACGGTGACTTAGTTGCCTTCTCTGCTTATGTTGGACTAACAATTTTTTCACAATTTTTTGGAGCAAGTGCAACTTCAATATTTTCAGTAATAGTAATATTTTTATTTACTGCTCTAATTGTTGCTTTTGTAGGAGTAATTTTAGAAAGATTAGCTTATAGACCTTTAAGAACAGCACCTAGATTGAGTGCAGTTGTATCAGCTTTAGGTGCTTCTTTAGTTATTCAAAATTCAATAATGTTAATTTGGGGACCAAATATGAAAATATTTCCATCAGATTTGATACCAAATACAACATGGCAATTAGGTGGAGTTATTCTTACTTTTACTCAAGTTATTATATTGGCTTTATCGGCAGTTTTAATGGTTGCTCTTTATTTTTTCATTAATAAAACTAAAATTGGAACAGCAATTAGAGCTACTGCAATAGACCAAGATGCAGCAAAATTAATGGGAATTAATGTAAATAGAATTATTATGATTATATTTATTGTTGGTTCAGCTCTTGGAGCAGTTGGTGGACTTTTTATTGGTATTTATTATAGAGGTTTAACATTTGATATGGGATGGCTTTATGGTCTAAATGCATTTATTGCAGCAATTATTGGTGGTATTGGTAGTATTCCTGGTGCTATGATTGGTGGATTATTATTAGGATTATTTAACGCAATGATTTCTGGTTATATTTCAACAGAATGGGCTGATACTTTTACGTTTATACTACTAATTATAATTTTAATAGTTAGACCTACTGGTATTCTTGGTGAAAAAATAGCGGAGAAAGTATAA